The following coding sequences lie in one Lolium perenne isolate Kyuss_39 chromosome 2, Kyuss_2.0, whole genome shotgun sequence genomic window:
- the LOC127335573 gene encoding uncharacterized protein → MSLSEKLEAARVALGKRKERELQAQLQQMGPTPSPAAATAKAKAELSSKPLGGGNGNKLLAGNLAHEFLTRGTVLGRRVEPAPAAPGRRIEPAWQPARPEPEPKRRYAEVSWLLMANGAHIPGVVNPTQLAHWLQIKD, encoded by the coding sequence ATGTCGCTGAGCGagaagctggaggcggcgcgcGTGGCGCTAGGCAAGCGCAAGGAGCGGGAGCTGCAGGCGCAGCTGCAGCAGATGGGCCCCACCCCCTCTCCAGCCGCTGCCACGGCTAAAGCTAAAGCCGAGCTGTCCAGCAAGCCGCTTGGAGGAGGCAACGGCAACAAGCTCCTGGCCGGGAACCTGGCCCACGAGTTCCTCACCCGCGGCACCGTGCTGGGCCGCCGGGTCGAGCCGGCCCCCGCGGCCCCGGGCCGCCGGATCGAGCCGGCGTGGCAGCCCGCTCGGCCCGAGCCCGAGCCGAAGCGCAGGTACGCCGAGGTGTCCTGGCTACTCATGGCCAACGGGGCCCACATCCCCGGCGTCGTCAACCCCACCCAGCTCGCCCACTGGCTCCAGATTAAGGACTGA